The Brachyhypopomus gauderio isolate BG-103 chromosome 7, BGAUD_0.2, whole genome shotgun sequence genome has a window encoding:
- the LOC143519711 gene encoding lysozyme C-like — protein MQRFVMRLVLVVVLMCLAVSEARRLGRCEVIRNFKQQGLDGYEGFKLGNYVCMAFWESKWKTHKVRSSSSEVGKDYGIFQINSFKWCDDGTAGGKNLCQMPCGDLLKDDLKASVDCLKLIVKREGLKSWETWDKYCNGRKMSRWEKGCDLKKKNAEDFSQ, from the exons ATGCAACGCTTTGTCATGAGACTTGTGCTGGTGGTGGTTCTGATGTGTCTGGCCGTGAGCGAAGCTCGCCGGCTGGGTCGCTGTGAGGTCATCCGCAACTTCAAGCAGCAGGGCCTGGACGGCTATGAGGGCTTCAAACTGGGCAACT ATGTATGCATGGCCTTCTGGGAAAGCAAGTGGAAGACCCATAAGGTACGTAGCAGCAGCAGTGAGGTCGGCAAGGACTATGGGATCTTCCAGATCAACAGCTTCAAGTGGTGTGATGATGGCACCGCGGGTGGAAAGAACCTGTGTCAAATGCCTTGTGGAG ATCTGCTAAAGGATGATCTCAAGGCTTCAGTTGACTGTTTAAAGCTTATTGTCAAAAGAGAAGGACTAAAGTCATG GGAGACCTGGGATAAGTACTGTAATGGCAGGAAGATGTCTCGCTGGGAGAAAGGTTGTGATCTGAAGAAAAAGAATGCTGAAGACTTCAGCCAATGA